TGGCCACCGAAGGTCTTGAGCTGGCCGTGGTGGATGCCCGGTTCCTCAAACCCCTTGATGAAGAACTTATTCTGGCGCAACTTGATACCTGCGGCGCGCTGATTACACTGGAGGAAAACGTGCTGGCCGGCGGTTTCGGCAGTGCCGTACTCGAACTGCTGGAACAGCACGGCCGTTATGAACCGCTGTTGCGACTGGGGCTGCCCGACCAGTTCGTCGAGCAGGGCAGTCAGAGCCAGCTGCGGGCCCGCTACGGACTCGATGCCACGGGCATTGCCCGCCAGATAAAGGATTTTCTGGCCCGGCTGAATCGGCCGGCTAAAGGAGGTCGTCCATGAATGCCGCTGCCCTGAGCCATATCCGCACGGTCAAACAACTGGTGCCGCCACGCGGTCTGTCTCAGGAAATCATCCGTGTGGTTACCGACGACCAGGCTGATCTGGTTGATCTGGTCAGCATCATCAATAAGAGTCCGACCATCGCCGCGCGCCTGCTGCGCTGCGCCAATTCCGCCTATTACGGTCAGCGTGGCGAAATTGCCACAGTGCGCGAAGCCATCATTCGGGTGCTGGGCCTGAGCATTACCCGCAGCCTGACCCTGGCCATGGCCCTGACCAGCGGACTCAATACCCGCACGGTGAAAAGCTTCGATCAACAACGCTACTGGTTCACCGCCGTGACCACTGCAGCCCTGGCGCAAGGCCTGTCGCATTACCTGCGCCAGCGGGAAAAACCCTCGCCAGCAGTGGCCTACACCACCGGCCTGATTCATAACATCGGACTGCCGGCTCTGGTTCACTGCTTTCCCGATATTCTTGAGCCACTACTGCAGGACAATCATCGGCCCTTGAGTGAGCGACTCCGTCAAACACTGGGTTTCGATCATCGACAAGCCTCGGCCGTACTGGCGCGCAGCTGGGATCTGCCGGCCAGTATTGTCATCGCCCTGGAAGGCACCAGCGCCGACGCGGTCCAGGATGCCGGTTGGGCTCTGGCCCAGGTGACCGATCTGGGAACCCGTCTGGCCGAGGCCCTTTATCAGGGATCGTCCATTGATCCAGCCAGCTTCTACACCGATCCCGCACTGCTCGACCTAGCCCAGTTGCGCAAGGTCGTACACGAGGTGGAAGGTCAGCTGGAGAGCTTCAGCGAAATGGCCCAACTCATCGCCGGAGGCGAATCCGCATGAAACCTCCGCTATTGCCGCTGACCGATGCGGTCATCGATCTGTCAACCACCTTCGATGAACTGCTGTTCTCGCTGTCGGCCCTTCAGCGACTGGCGGAACTGCCGGTTCATCGTTTCGACCGTCAACAGTTGCTGCACCAGGCTCTACTTATTGCCTTTGACAGCTTTCAGGCCCAACGGGCCGCCTACTACACCCTGCCCGGTCAGCCCCAGGCGCGAATCGGCACCGTGCTGGTGATGCAGCAGGGCACTATACCGGCCCAGGAACCCTGCGACTGCATGGAGGAATATTGCATCCAGCAAGTACTGGAAACCCAGAAAATGCAGAACAGCCTGGCCTGTGCCAGCACAATGGACT
This genomic interval from Desulfuromonas thiophila contains the following:
- a CDS encoding HDOD domain-containing protein: MNAAALSHIRTVKQLVPPRGLSQEIIRVVTDDQADLVDLVSIINKSPTIAARLLRCANSAYYGQRGEIATVREAIIRVLGLSITRSLTLAMALTSGLNTRTVKSFDQQRYWFTAVTTAALAQGLSHYLRQREKPSPAVAYTTGLIHNIGLPALVHCFPDILEPLLQDNHRPLSERLRQTLGFDHRQASAVLARSWDLPASIVIALEGTSADAVQDAGWALAQVTDLGTRLAEALYQGSSIDPASFYTDPALLDLAQLRKVVHEVEGQLESFSEMAQLIAGGESA
- a CDS encoding GAF domain-containing protein — translated: MKPPLLPLTDAVIDLSTTFDELLFSLSALQRLAELPVHRFDRQQLLHQALLIAFDSFQAQRAAYYTLPGQPQARIGTVLVMQQGTIPAQEPCDCMEEYCIQQVLETQKMQNSLACASTMDCPQQDLSRHLLGIPLLCQDTLGGVLLLSRPAAVPFNDWDQRLIRLFCLLLGQQYGLCQQSG